In Humulus lupulus chromosome 6, drHumLupu1.1, whole genome shotgun sequence, a single genomic region encodes these proteins:
- the LOC133784999 gene encoding uncharacterized protein LOC133784999, with translation MGLSIRNLKACAKTLYRFLGERITSTRSIELPVTLGGYPILITKMLEFIVVDTPLAYNVLFGRLALVGQGAATSVRHLAVKFSTASGIGTLKGDPLATQECYNISMREKAKQVHMHQ, from the coding sequence atggggttgtccATTCGAAACTTAAAGGCTTGTGCAAAGACCTTGTACAGATTCTTAGGAGAGAGAATCACCAGTAccagatccatcgagctcccagtCACTTTAGGAGGCTATCCAATCTTGATAACTAAGATGCTGGAGTTTATAGTAGTGGACACCCCATTAGCCTACAATGTCCTGTTCGGGAGACTAGCCCTGGTTGGGCAGGGGGCAGCCacatctgttaggcatttggctGTAAAGTTCTCAACAGCTAGTGGAATCGGGACGTTGAAAGGAGATCCATTAGCAACTCAAGAATGCTACAATATCTCCATGAGGGAAAAAGCCAAGCAAGTGCACATGCATCAGTAA